A single region of the Buteo buteo chromosome 16, bButBut1.hap1.1, whole genome shotgun sequence genome encodes:
- the LOC142039975 gene encoding proto-oncogene Mas-like, whose protein sequence is MDRHPNNTIRTVSPAPLESTVYGEGHNGTRCFAEHIPEIITGGIMLLICLCGLVGNGAILWLLGFRIRRNPFTAYLLNLAVADTCFLLCTSAFLVIYHMPMLSCFQPELLRVLPLFHSMVLLTYSTSLYLLTAISVERCVGVLWPFWCRCYRPKFLSAIACSLLWTLACVLAGLVYFVCDLGHSEHCWTVLGTLCFLNFCFFTPFMVLSNVILFIKLKRSSWQHHPARLYTVIFLTVFSFLLFGIPLSVQIFLNFFVYINFVFEICLLLASVNSSINPVIYVLVGSCGRSRFRGSVKVALQRVFEDRADSQEVGETPVMGIAA, encoded by the coding sequence atggATCGACATCCCAACAACACAATCCGTACAGTGTCCCCAGCGCCTCTGGAGAGCACGGTCTATGGGGAGGGACACAATGGGACCAGGTGCTTTGCAGAACACATCCCTGAAATCATCACCGGTGGCATCATGCTGCTCATCTGCCTGTGTGGGCTGGTGGGGAACGGGGCCATCCTCTGGCTCCTCGGTTTCCGCATCAGGAGGAACCCCTTCACCGCCTACCTCCTGAACCTGGCCGTGGCCGACacttgctttctcctctgcacATCGGCTTTCCTTGTAATATATCATATGCCCATGCTCAGCTGCTTTCAGCCAGAGCTTTTGCGGGTGCTGCCGCTATTTCACTCCATGGTTCTGCTCACATACAGCACCAGCCTCTACCTCCTCACGGCCATCAGCGTGGAGAGGTGTGTGGGTGTCCTCTGGCCCTTCTGGTGCCGATGCTACCGCCCGAAATTCCTGTCGGCCATCGCGTGCAGCCTGCTGTGGACCCTCGCCTGTGTCCTTGCCGGGCTGGTGTACTTTGTGTGCGACCTGGGACACTCTGAACACTGCTGGACGGTTCTTGGAACCTTGTGCTTCCtcaacttctgctttttcactCCCTTTATGGTTCTTTCCAACGTGATCCTCTTCATCAAGCTTAAGCGTAGCTCTTGGCAACACCACCCGGCGAGGTTGTACACTGTCATCTTCCTCACcgttttctccttcctcctcttcggCATCCCGCTCAGCGTCCAGATCTTCCTCAACTTCTTTGTCTacattaattttgtctttgagaTCTGCCTGTTGCTGGCCTCTGTCAACAGCAGCATCAATCCAGTTATTTACGTCCTGGTTGGGAGCTGCGGAAGGTCCAGGTTCAGGGGATCCGTCAAAGTCGCTCTTCAGAGGGTCTTTGAAGATAGGGCAGATTCCCAAGAGGTGGGTGAGACCCCTGTGATGGGAATTGCTGCCTAA
- the LOC142039974 gene encoding proto-oncogene Mas-like, which yields MNTLLPTTERASPACWSQLGGTASNRSWDHRLLGREDNHYDWTDCEAHHLSKVPVTLLICLCGLVGNGAILWFLGSRIHRNPITTYVLNLAVADFAFLLSIAVTLVIFYGPESLCPGWSSQDVTTVMNITILFTFTASVYLLTAFSATTSLSVLPLARCPCHRLSVPVCALLWVLAFLLTVTLYFCPAVLTVFILSYVLSVLTLIFSGLTLLARVLCCSQQHPPRKLCVVVLLAVFFFPFFTADFGYWLLLRLFDFSVFVFDASLLFACVNSSINPVIYFFVGSCAKKFTPSVRVAFQRAFEDVTEPQNRGEPPRENTVETAV from the coding sequence ATGAACACATTGCTCCCTACCACGGAGAGAGCCAGCCCTGCTTGCTGGAGCCAGCTCGGCGGGACAGCATCTAACAGGAGTTGGGATCACAGGCTGCTGGGGCGTGAGGACAACCACTACGACTGGACTGACTGTGAAGCCCATCACTTGAGCAAAGTCCCTGTCACGCTGCTCATCTGCCTCTgcgggctggtggggaatggggCCATCCTCTGGTTCCTCGGCTCCCGCATCCACAGGAACCCCATCACCACCTACGTCCTCAACCTGGCCGTCGCCGactttgctttcctcctctccatcgCCGTTACCCTTGTGATATTTTATGGCCCAGAGAGCCTTTGTCCCGGGTGGAGCTCTCAGGACGTGACAACCGTGATGAATATCACCATCCTCTTCACTTTCACCGCCAGCGTCTATCTCCTGACAGCCTTCAGTGCCACGACGTCTCTGTCCGTCCTCCCCCTGGCCCGCTGCCCCTGCCACCGCTTGTCAGTGCCCGTCTGTGCCCTGCTCTGGGTCCTCGCCTTCCTGCTCACCGTGACCCTCTACTTCTGCCCCGCGGTGCTCACTGTCTTCATCCTGAGCTACGTCTTATCGGTGCTTACCCTGATTTTTTCTGGTCTAACCCTGCTTGCCAGGGTCTTGTGCTGTTCACAGCAACATCCTCCAAGGAAGCTCTGTGTTGTGGTCCTGCTAGCTgtcttcttcttccctttcttcactGCAGATTTTGGTTACTGGCTCTTGCTAAGactgtttgatttttctgtttttgtcttTGACGCCTCTCTCCTGTTTGCCTGTGTGAACAGCAGTATCAACCCTGTTATTTACTTCTTCGTTGGGAGCTGTGCAAAGAAGTTCACACCCTCTGTTAGGGTTGCTTTCCAAAGGGCTTTCGAAGATGTAACGGAGCCCCAAAATAGAGGCGAACCTCCCAGAGAAAACACAGTGGAAACAGCTGTTTAA
- the LOC142039973 gene encoding mas-related G-protein coupled receptor member H-like: MEETVTTDLSLNYMTSGYVDYGESIEYECSGLSYGLMVFAGVCMGISLCGLVGNGIVMWFLGFHMKHNPFTVYILNLAVADFSLLLLFFLLLLALLSLAAVCSYLYNFISFYIDFVFVVEFLCHFFDLSSLGLLTAISVERCLSVLFPIWYRCRRPEHMSGVVSGVLWALAGFFVSSMYLSFNYAESYEMVFAGVAIAVAMILSSMMLISNLCLFIKLRCGLQRRHPGKLCVAVLLNVIFFFALGIPFSVEVFLNLPSSHELLPEHTSFLLALLNCSINPVIYFLVGSCRQCRFQGSVKVAFRRVFEEKAVNKKESHVPEDTMVETTV; this comes from the coding sequence ATGGAGGAAACAGTCACAACAGACCTCTCTCTGAACTACATGACTTCTGGATATGTGGACTATGGAGAAAGTATCGAATATGAATGCTCAGGACTATCTTACGGACTGATGGTCTTTGCAGGTGTCTGTATGGGGATTTCTCTCTGTGGACTTGTGGGGAATGGGATAGTCATGTGGTTCCTGGGCTTCCACATGAAGCATAACCCTTTCACCGTTTACATCCTAAATCTAGCTGTTGCCGacttctctctgctgctcctgttttTTCTGCTCCTATTGGCACTTTTGAGCTTAGCAGCAGTTTGTTCTTAtttgtataattttatttctttctacatAGATTTTGTATTCGTAGTTGAATTTCTGTGCCACTTCTTTGACCTCAGCAGCCTGGGTCTCCTGACAGCAATCAGCGTGGAGCGATGTCTCTCTGTCCTCTTCCCAATCTGGTATCGTTGCCGCCGCCCAGAGCACATGTCAGGCGTTGTGAGTGGGGTGCTCTGGGCTCTCGctggattttttgtttcctcGATGTATCTTAGCTTTAACTATGCTGAAAGCTACGAGATGGTATTTGCAGGTGTAGCCATTGCAGTTGCCATGATTTTGTCATCGATGATGTTGATTTCCAACCTGTGCCTGTTCATCAAACTCCGATGTGGCTTACAGAGACGACACCCGGGAAAACTCTGTGTTGCTGTCCTGCTCAACGTGATCTTCTTCTTTGCCCTTGGCATTCCTTTCAGCGTAGAGGTTTTCCTCAATCTCCCAAGTTCACACGAATTACTTCCCGAACATACATCTTTTCTGCTGGCGTTGCTGAACTGCAGCATCAATCCAGTCATTTACTTTCTCGTGGGGAGCTGCCGGCAGTGCCGGTTCCAAGGCTCTGTGAAAGTCGCCTTTCGCCGAGTGTTCGAAGAGAAGGCGGTGAACAAGAAGGAGAGCCACGTGCCTGAGGACACTATGGTGGAGACCACTGTATAA